The window AATGGGCGCCACCCAATCCACCGAAGGGTGTCGATAGGATTACTTTTGACGTCCTGCCAACCCTCATGGGGCAGGGCATCCGCGTTCAGGACTATATGATTCTGCGCATTCTGTACGACAACCAGTGGCGACGGCCAGTCTACTTTGCGGTGACGGTCTCTAACGAGAACAAGCTCAACCTCTTTAACTACCTGAGGATGGACGGCCTCTGTTTCAAGGTGGTGACAGTACCCGGAGAATACCAGATTGCGGTGGACCGCCTGCGCAAGAATCTCTTTGAGGTGTTCCGCTATCGCAGCTTGGATGATCCTACCGTCTACTTCAATGACAATGTGAAGGGGCTGCTGCAGAACTATCGGGCGGCTTTCCTCCGCCTGGCAACTGAGTATGCACGTGCGCAGCGGCATACGGAGATGCTGGAAGCCCTGGACAAGATGGAGCAGGTCATGCCGGAGGCCGTCATCCCGGTGTTGGATCAGCGTGCCCAATTGGAGATCGCCAAGCTGTACTACCTTGGCGGGCGGAAAGACGAGAGCGAAAGGCGCCTGCTAAAGCTGGCGGCCGCAAATCCCGATTTTGGGGAGGCTCACGGCTGGCTGGTGCTGCTCTATGAACAACAGGGGCGGTACGCCGAGGCTGCCGATGTTCTGGAACGGTGGCTGCAGAAACACGCCAGCGACAAAGATGCCAACGAAAAGTTGAATGAACTCCGTCGCAAGGCGGCCGAGGCAGCGCCCGACACGGCCGTGACACCCCCGCAGGAAAACAGGGGTTGAGTCGCCGGTGAGCCACGCGAACACCGCCAGGCGCTGGCGACGCGCCCTGTTCACCGCCGGTAAAGTCCTCGTGAGCGTCTCGCTCCTTGGGCTTGTGGTGTGGCGCATCGGGCCGGCTCGCCTGCGGGAGAGCATCGTGGGGGCGAATGGCTGGTGGTTGGCTGCGGCCCTGTCGGTGTTCACGCTGAGTAACTTGCTGGGCGCGTTGCAGTGGTGGATGCTCTTGCGTGCGCGCGGCATCTGCCTGCCTCTGCGCCAGGTGGTTGGATACTACTTCGTGGGTCTGTTCTTCAACAACTTTCTCATTGGCTATGTTGGCGGAGATGCGTTTCGTGTGGTCGATGCCGTGCGGGCTTCCGGGAAGCCTGCAGAAGCCATGTCGGCGGTTCTCTTCGACAGGTTGATCGGCTTCGCGACTTTGACCTCTGTAGCAGTGGTGGCGGCGCTCATGTGGCATCGCTATGCCGGCCATGCCACTTCACTCGCGGTGGTGTTGGGAGTATTCGCCCTGTGGCTCTTGGTGCTGCTGTTCTTCTTCAGCAGGCGCGTGGCCCAGCCGGTTGTGTTGGTGGCTAACCGGATTCTCCCGCTGGGCTTTAAGAACAAGGCCAGGCAGGTCTATGCCCAGGTGAACGATTACCGGCACGGGCGGTTGCTGCTTGCTCAGGTGCTGGGCATCTCGCTGGTGGTGCAGGTGCTGCGCATCGCGGTGCACTACTTGACAGCGCTTGCGGTTGGGGTCCGCGTGAGCTTTGCATTCTTCCTGGTATTTGTGCCGATTATCGCTTTGCTTTCCAGCCTTCCTGTATCTGTGGGAGGCATCGGGGTGCGGGAGCAGAGTGGTGCCTTGCTCTTCTCGCAAGTTGGCGTGCCGGTGCCGGCAGCCGTTGCGATGCAGTTTCTGGCATACCTAGTTGGGGTAGCCGCCACCGTACCTGGGGGTGTCATCCTGGCGGTACGACGAGAACAGCGGGTGGCCAAACAGCATGGGGTGGAACTGGCGACGCCCTTTCCGGAAGGCACGAAAGGAGGGAGGTAGACATGCGAAAGCGAGTTTTCTTGCTGTTGCTCGCTGCGGTGCTCACCGCCCTGCAGGGCATTTTAGGCGGGTGCAGCAGCAAGAAGCCGGGTTACGGGTCGGAGGATCTGATCATCGCCTTGGCAGATTCCGTGGAATGGGAGGCGGTCCGTCCGTCAGTGAGTGCTGCCCTCGAACGCCAGGTTTTTACCCCGCAGCCGGAATCGATGCTGCGCGTCCGCTGGGTGCCGCCGGAAAAGTGGGGTGCCTTCAAACGTTATCACTCGTTTCTGGTGATCGGCACTCTTTCCGGGAGTCCGGTCATGCAGGAGCTCTTCAAGAGCATGCTCTCCCCGACGGATCTGCGTCGCGTTGAGCAAGATAGCAGCTTCCTGTTCAAGAAGGAGAACCCCTGGGCATTTGACCAGCTCCTGTTGGTGGTGGTCGGTAACGATTCCGCCACCCTCGCCCGCAGAGTGCAGGAGAATGCGGATCGTCTGCACGGCCTGGTGCTTGGACATGTGCGCAAGGTGATGACCAAGCAGATGTTTGGCAAGCACGAGCAGAAGGCCTTGTCAGAGGACTTGCTGCGGAAGTATGGATGGACGGTGCGCATCCAGCACGACTACCATCCCTTGGAAAAGCCTGGTGACCGGATCGTCTGGCTGAGGCGCATCCCGCCGGAGCGATGGTTCCTGGTGCACTGGGAGGAGAGCGACGACCCTTCTCTGCTCACTCCTGAGTGGTGCCTGAAGAAGCGGCAGTGGATTGGCGAGAGTTTCTACACGGGCGAACGGATTGTGGACGGCTACACCAAATGGGAATGGGTGGATTTTGACGGCAGGCGGGCGATCGAAATGTGGGGGCTATGGGAGGACTCAGTGAAGGTGGTGGGAGGTCCGTTCCATATCTACGCCTTCTATGACCAGGGTTCGGCCAGGTTATTCCTGATCGACATGGCTTGTTTTGCGCCAGGCGAGCGCAAGATGCCCTACATGCGGCAAATGGATGTCATGGCGCGCACGTTCCGCACGCGACAGAAGGGGATAGGAGGCTGAGAACATGAACCACGCCGGGCAATCGCCGCGCAGAATCGCCATTCTGATGGGCAGCGAATCGGACCGCCCAGTGATGAGTGCGGCTGAGTCGGTGCTTGCGCATTTCAAGGTGCCTTTCGAGACTCTCGTGCTTTCGGCGCACCGTACGCCGGAGGCGACTGCACAGTTTGCCAAGAGCGCCGCAGAACGCGGGTTCGCCGTGATCATTGCGGGTGCCGGGATGGCTGCCCATCTGCCGGGCGTGGTGGCTGCTCATACCACCCTGCCGGTCATCGGCGTGCCGCTGGATGCCTCACCGCTGCACGGTGTCGATGCGCTCTATTCCATCGTGCAGATGCCCAAAGGGGTTCCTGTTGCGTCGGTCGGCATTGGCGCAGCGGCCAACGCCGCCATCTTAGCGGTGGAGATTCTGGCCCTTTCCGATGCCCAGCTGGCCCGTGCCCTGGCGGAATTCAGACAGGCAGGCAGCGTACTCCCCAAGTAACCACCTCGACCCCGAGACACGGGAGGTGATGCCATGCGCCGCTATTTCAAGTTCGATGAGTTGGGGACCAACTATCGCACCGAGATCCTGGCAGGTGCCACGACCTTCATCACCATGGCCTACATAGTGGTGGTCAACCCGCTCATCTTGCAAGGGGCCGGCATCCCGGTGGGGCCGAGTGCAGTGGCGACGATCCTGGCGGCCTTCGTGGGCACTCTGCTCATGGGCCTTTATGCAAAGCGACCTTTTGCCATCGCCCCTTACATGGGGGAGAACGCGTTCATCGCCGTGACCGTAGTAGGCACTTTGGGCTACACATGGCAGCAAGGGTTGGCTGCCATCTTCATCGGTGGCGTGTTGTTCGTCGCGCTCACCCTTCTCAAGTTGCGTAGTTGGCTTGCCTCTGCCGCGTCGGAAAGCATGAAATACAGCTTTGTGGTGGGGATAGGCCTCTTCTTGACCTTCATCGGCTTGAGCGACATGGGTTTGGTGCAAGCAGGAGCGCCGGGCGGTCCGCCAGTCCAGCTGGGGGACGTCACCAGCGCCTCGGCCATTCTCGGGGTGATTGGCTTGGTGTTGATGGCCGGCCTGATGATCCTGCGTGTGCGGGGCAGCATCTTGATTTCCGTCATTGTGGTGACGCTGCTGGCTAATGTGCTGGTAGGCGTCTTCCACGTGAGCATCCCCTCGTTGAAGCCATTGCAGGGTGTACCTATCGGCCTGCCACCTGACCCCAGGCCCATCATGGCCAAGCTGGACTTTAGCCGCGTGTTCACCTGGGGTTTCTTACCTGTGCTCCTTGTGGTTTTTCTCATGGACTTTTTGGATACGATGGCCACCCTCATTGGTGTGTCGGCGCGAGCGGGTTTCCTTGATGAGCGGGGCAACCTGCCAGAGATCGAGAAGCCCATGCTGGCCGACGCCGTGGCCACCGTAGTTGGGGCGTTGCTCGGAACCACCACCACCGGCACCTACATCGAGTCCGCCGCGGGTATCGAAGAGGGGGGGCGGTCTGGCTTCGCCTCGGTGGTGACCGCGTTTCTCTTCCTGATTACGCTCTTTTTCTGCAAATTCGTGGAGGCAGTCCCGCCATTCGCGTACGGGCCTGCACTGGTGATGGTGGGAATGCTCATGATGAAGCCGGTCACGAACATCAAGTTTGACGACATGACTGAGCTTGTACCTTCTTTCGCAGTCATCGTCCTGATGAGCTTCACCTACAACATGGGCGTCGGCATGACGGCGGGTTTTGTGCTCTACCCCATAGTCAAGCTCATCGCGGGCAGAGTACGCGAGGTGAGCGCACCAATGTGGGTGCTGGGCGGACTTTCGCTTCTTTTCTACGTGTTCCATTACTTCCTGAAACCTTAGGGTCCAAGGGATGGCTGGCGTCGTAGGACAGGCAGGGTACGGCATGAGCGGACGTGCGACACAGG is drawn from Calditrichota bacterium and contains these coding sequences:
- a CDS encoding flippase-like domain-containing protein produces the protein MSHANTARRWRRALFTAGKVLVSVSLLGLVVWRIGPARLRESIVGANGWWLAAALSVFTLSNLLGALQWWMLLRARGICLPLRQVVGYYFVGLFFNNFLIGYVGGDAFRVVDAVRASGKPAEAMSAVLFDRLIGFATLTSVAVVAALMWHRYAGHATSLAVVLGVFALWLLVLLFFFSRRVAQPVVLVANRILPLGFKNKARQVYAQVNDYRHGRLLLAQVLGISLVVQVLRIAVHYLTALAVGVRVSFAFFLVFVPIIALLSSLPVSVGGIGVREQSGALLFSQVGVPVPAAVAMQFLAYLVGVAATVPGGVILAVRREQRVAKQHGVELATPFPEGTKGGR
- a CDS encoding DUF4837 family protein, coding for MRKRVFLLLLAAVLTALQGILGGCSSKKPGYGSEDLIIALADSVEWEAVRPSVSAALERQVFTPQPESMLRVRWVPPEKWGAFKRYHSFLVIGTLSGSPVMQELFKSMLSPTDLRRVEQDSSFLFKKENPWAFDQLLLVVVGNDSATLARRVQENADRLHGLVLGHVRKVMTKQMFGKHEQKALSEDLLRKYGWTVRIQHDYHPLEKPGDRIVWLRRIPPERWFLVHWEESDDPSLLTPEWCLKKRQWIGESFYTGERIVDGYTKWEWVDFDGRRAIEMWGLWEDSVKVVGGPFHIYAFYDQGSARLFLIDMACFAPGERKMPYMRQMDVMARTFRTRQKGIGG
- the purE gene encoding 5-(carboxyamino)imidazole ribonucleotide mutase — translated: MNHAGQSPRRIAILMGSESDRPVMSAAESVLAHFKVPFETLVLSAHRTPEATAQFAKSAAERGFAVIIAGAGMAAHLPGVVAAHTTLPVIGVPLDASPLHGVDALYSIVQMPKGVPVASVGIGAAANAAILAVEILALSDAQLARALAEFRQAGSVLPK
- a CDS encoding NCS2 family permease, whose amino-acid sequence is MRRYFKFDELGTNYRTEILAGATTFITMAYIVVVNPLILQGAGIPVGPSAVATILAAFVGTLLMGLYAKRPFAIAPYMGENAFIAVTVVGTLGYTWQQGLAAIFIGGVLFVALTLLKLRSWLASAASESMKYSFVVGIGLFLTFIGLSDMGLVQAGAPGGPPVQLGDVTSASAILGVIGLVLMAGLMILRVRGSILISVIVVTLLANVLVGVFHVSIPSLKPLQGVPIGLPPDPRPIMAKLDFSRVFTWGFLPVLLVVFLMDFLDTMATLIGVSARAGFLDERGNLPEIEKPMLADAVATVVGALLGTTTTGTYIESAAGIEEGGRSGFASVVTAFLFLITLFFCKFVEAVPPFAYGPALVMVGMLMMKPVTNIKFDDMTELVPSFAVIVLMSFTYNMGVGMTAGFVLYPIVKLIAGRVREVSAPMWVLGGLSLLFYVFHYFLKP